In Carnobacterium sp. CP1, the following are encoded in one genomic region:
- the gloA gene encoding lactoylglutathione lyase, whose protein sequence is MAKKMLHTCVRVRDLDKSMDFYTSVLGFKEVRRLDYPEFKFTLVYLAIEEGGYELELTYNYGQTEPYDLGNGYGHIAVGVDDLKATHEEYTALKCDMTDIKGLSDGAASYFFVMDPDGYKIEVIQN, encoded by the coding sequence ATGGCTAAAAAAATGTTGCACACTTGTGTGCGTGTAAGAGACTTAGACAAATCGATGGATTTCTATACGTCTGTTTTAGGGTTTAAAGAAGTTCGTCGCTTGGATTATCCAGAGTTTAAATTCACATTGGTTTATCTAGCTATCGAAGAAGGCGGCTATGAATTAGAGTTGACTTATAACTATGGTCAAACAGAACCATATGACTTAGGAAACGGTTATGGTCACATTGCTGTTGGTGTGGATGACTTAAAAGCAACACACGAAGAATATACAGCATTGAAGTGCGACATGACAGATATAAAAGGTTTATCTGACGGCGCAGCAAGTTACTTTTTTGTGATGGACCCAGATGGATATAAAATTGAAGTTATTCAAAACTAA
- the gloA2 gene encoding SMU1112c/YaeR family gloxylase I-like metalloprotein, translated as MNFKRIHHVAIIASDYQKSKDFYTNILGLEIIQENYRPERDSYKLDLKIGESEIELFSFPDPPERPSMPEAAGLRHLCFYVNDIDEAVAELNQKGVETEPIRRDEYTGGYFTFFKDPDDLPIELHE; from the coding sequence ATGAACTTTAAACGAATTCATCATGTCGCTATCATTGCTTCTGATTATCAAAAATCTAAAGACTTCTATACCAATATTTTGGGATTGGAAATTATTCAAGAAAATTACCGTCCTGAAAGAGACTCTTATAAATTAGATTTAAAAATTGGCGAAAGTGAAATTGAGTTATTTTCTTTTCCTGACCCGCCAGAACGTCCCTCTATGCCGGAAGCTGCTGGCCTGAGACATTTGTGTTTTTACGTTAACGATATTGATGAAGCAGTAGCTGAATTAAACCAAAAAGGAGTCGAAACTGAGCCGATTCGCCGAGACGAATATACAGGCGGGTATTTTACTTTTTTTAAAGATCCAGACGACTTGCCGATCGAGCTACATGAGTAA
- the mgrA gene encoding L-glyceraldehyde 3-phosphate reductase: MYQAAEDRYNNMIYNRVGNSGLKLPALSLGMWHNFGDVDLFENSRKMVHRAFDLGITHFDLANNYGPPAGSAEENFGRILKKDLLPYRDELIISSKAGYYMWPGPYGEFGSKKNLTASIDQSLTRMGLDYVDIFYSHRPDPDTPFEETAQALDLMVRQGKALYIGISNYSAEQTAEISKIFKELKTPFIIHQPSYSMYNRWIEDGLQDVLQENQLGSIAFSPLAQGMLTDRYLNGIPKDSRAGRTTSQFLDEEKVKATLEQSRALNEVAKRRGQTLAEMAVSWILRDGKVTSVLIGASKVSQIEDNVKALDNLDFSLSELAEIEKILKR; the protein is encoded by the coding sequence ATGTATCAAGCAGCAGAAGATCGTTACAACAATATGATTTACAATCGTGTAGGGAACAGTGGATTAAAATTGCCAGCATTGTCTTTAGGAATGTGGCACAATTTCGGTGACGTGGATTTATTTGAAAACAGCCGTAAAATGGTTCACCGTGCATTCGACTTGGGAATCACGCATTTTGACTTAGCCAATAACTACGGTCCTCCAGCGGGCAGTGCCGAAGAAAATTTTGGCCGTATTTTAAAGAAAGATTTGCTTCCATACCGTGATGAACTGATCATCTCAAGTAAAGCTGGTTATTATATGTGGCCAGGTCCTTATGGCGAGTTTGGTTCTAAAAAGAATTTGACGGCTAGTATTGATCAAAGTTTGACACGGATGGGATTAGATTATGTTGATATTTTTTATTCTCACCGTCCAGACCCGGATACACCTTTTGAAGAAACAGCGCAAGCATTGGACTTAATGGTTCGCCAAGGCAAAGCCTTATATATTGGAATCTCTAATTATTCTGCCGAACAAACAGCTGAAATTTCAAAAATTTTCAAAGAATTAAAAACGCCATTCATTATTCACCAACCCTCTTACAGTATGTATAACCGTTGGATAGAAGATGGTTTACAAGACGTTTTACAAGAAAACCAATTAGGGTCCATTGCGTTTAGTCCTTTAGCGCAAGGTATGTTGACAGACCGTTATTTGAACGGTATACCGAAAGATTCACGAGCTGGTCGGACAACGAGTCAATTCTTAGATGAAGAAAAAGTGAAAGCTACGTTAGAGCAATCAAGAGCGCTAAATGAAGTTGCGAAACGCCGCGGTCAGACATTAGCTGAAATGGCTGTATCTTGGATTTTAAGAGATGGAAAAGTTACGAGCGTTTTGATTGGAGCCAGCAAAGTAAGCCAAATCGAAGATAATGTAAAAGCATTAGATAACCTTGATTTTTCTCTTTCAGAATTAGCAGAAATTGAAAAGATTTTGAAACGTTAG
- a CDS encoding VOC family protein, with protein MTQSVFPFLMFNGDAKEALTFYSSVFKDFNLISMKENDGIVLHAIFSIKGQQIMAIDNTNGDTHHFSPAMSLFVTCANEEELETTFTKLKHNGTVMMPLAPLPYAKKFGWIADKYGVNWQLNLHLDKDQEPIF; from the coding sequence ATGACTCAATCTGTTTTTCCATTTCTCATGTTTAATGGCGATGCAAAAGAAGCTTTAACCTTTTATTCCTCTGTCTTCAAAGATTTCAACCTGATTTCTATGAAAGAAAATGACGGTATTGTGCTTCACGCTATTTTTTCTATTAAAGGACAGCAAATTATGGCCATCGATAATACAAATGGAGATACTCATCACTTTTCACCGGCTATGTCTTTGTTCGTCACTTGTGCTAACGAAGAAGAGCTGGAAACGACTTTTACTAAACTGAAACACAACGGCACTGTGATGATGCCTCTTGCTCCTTTGCCGTATGCAAAAAAATTCGGCTGGATCGCCGATAAATACGGTGTCAATTGGCAATTGAATCTGCATTTAGATAAAGACCAGGAACCTATTTTTTGA
- a CDS encoding AEC family transporter, with product MNVSGIISEQLGIMFLLILFGYLLVKKEVLDTSVTKQIASMLTTYITPTILIMSFQQDYEWAQLKGLFITMGTGFLLIGSRIAVNRLVLKKEERIDRYAAIFSNSAFVGIPLVMAVLGYEGVFYMTAYMTATTLSQWTYGIYTLSGDRNLITPRKAIFNPATIGAIIGLTLYVLQIKLPFVVSEALYTIGNLNTPLAMVLLGSYVARSKLLEVFTSLKAYWVSLLRLVILPIVGLGILWLLPIDDYLILMVLSIASCAPIAVNTALFSQIYGGDYEYGARLVILSTSLSIITMPLILMLSDFVFKL from the coding sequence GTGAATGTCTCTGGCATCATTTCAGAACAATTAGGCATTATGTTTCTGCTGATTTTATTTGGGTACTTGCTGGTAAAAAAAGAGGTCTTAGATACTTCAGTAACCAAACAAATCGCTAGTATGTTAACAACTTACATAACTCCCACCATTCTGATCATGTCTTTTCAACAAGACTACGAGTGGGCACAACTAAAAGGGCTCTTCATCACCATGGGGACTGGCTTTCTCTTAATTGGATCAAGAATCGCAGTCAATCGACTTGTTTTAAAAAAAGAGGAGCGAATTGACCGTTATGCTGCTATTTTTTCGAATTCAGCTTTCGTTGGTATTCCCTTGGTTATGGCTGTTCTTGGCTACGAAGGTGTTTTTTATATGACCGCTTATATGACTGCAACGACTCTCTCTCAGTGGACGTACGGCATCTATACCCTGTCAGGAGACCGCAACCTGATTACACCACGAAAAGCTATCTTTAATCCTGCAACGATTGGAGCTATTATCGGCTTAACACTCTATGTCTTACAAATAAAATTGCCTTTTGTTGTTTCTGAAGCATTGTACACGATAGGAAATTTGAACACACCTTTAGCGATGGTTTTATTAGGGAGTTACGTAGCCCGCAGTAAATTGCTCGAGGTTTTCACTTCATTAAAAGCCTATTGGGTGAGTCTCTTACGCTTAGTGATTTTGCCAATCGTTGGATTAGGCATTCTTTGGCTGCTGCCCATTGACGATTATTTGATTTTGATGGTTTTATCCATTGCTTCCTGTGCGCCGATAGCCGTTAATACTGCACTGTTCTCACAAATTTACGGCGGTGATTATGAGTATGGAGCGCGATTAGTCATTTTATCTACTTCGCTCTCTATTATTACTATGCCGCTGATACTGATGTTATCTGATTTTGTTTTTAAATTATAA